Proteins from a single region of Runella sp. SP2:
- the pfkA gene encoding 6-phosphofructokinase has protein sequence MKKIAVFTSGGDAPGMNACIRAVVRSAIYYGIEVYGIRRGYNGMIAGDIYQMTSHSVSNIIQRGGTILKSARSKEFMTKEGRQKAYDQIQKFGIEGLVAIGGNGTFTGATIFFDEYGIPTVGAPGTIDNDLYGTDHTIGYDTAVNTALEAIDKIRDTADSHDRVFFIEVMGRDSGYIAIQCGIAGGAEIVMVPEVLTPISEVVETLKQGWNRSKSSSIIVVAEGDEEGNAAEVADKIKARLEVDMDIRVTTLGHIQRGGIPTAYDRILASRLGLGAVEGLMNGQKNMMVGIINNELVYTPFRDTIRLPKPINEDMLRMVKILST, from the coding sequence ATTAAAAAAATAGCAGTCTTTACCTCTGGTGGCGACGCCCCTGGTATGAACGCGTGTATTCGCGCTGTGGTTCGAAGCGCCATCTATTATGGTATCGAAGTATATGGCATCCGACGCGGATACAACGGCATGATTGCCGGTGACATTTATCAGATGACTTCTCATTCTGTTAGCAATATTATTCAACGAGGTGGTACCATCCTCAAATCGGCTAGAAGCAAAGAGTTCATGACCAAAGAAGGCCGTCAAAAAGCCTACGATCAAATTCAAAAATTTGGCATTGAAGGACTGGTAGCCATTGGTGGTAATGGAACTTTTACGGGGGCAACTATCTTTTTTGACGAGTACGGTATCCCGACAGTTGGTGCCCCTGGAACCATTGACAACGACCTCTACGGAACAGACCATACCATCGGTTACGATACGGCAGTAAATACGGCTTTGGAAGCCATTGATAAAATTCGTGATACGGCAGACTCGCACGACCGCGTGTTTTTTATCGAAGTAATGGGCCGCGACTCTGGCTACATTGCTATCCAATGCGGCATTGCTGGCGGGGCCGAAATTGTAATGGTTCCTGAAGTACTCACCCCAATCTCGGAAGTGGTAGAAACCCTCAAACAAGGCTGGAATCGCTCAAAATCTTCTTCAATCATTGTCGTAGCTGAAGGAGACGAAGAAGGAAACGCCGCCGAAGTAGCCGATAAAATCAAGGCACGTTTGGAAGTTGATATGGACATTCGGGTAACCACCCTCGGTCACATTCAGCGGGGAGGTATTCCTACCGCTTACGACCGTATCTTGGCCAGTCGCCTTGGATTGGGTGCCGTTGAAGGACTCATGAACGGCCAGAAAAATATGATGGTGGGAATCATCAACAACGAACTGGTATATACACCTTTCCGTGACACCATTCGATTGCCAAAACCAATCAACGAAGACATGTTGCGAATGGTAAAAATCTTGAGTACCTAA
- a CDS encoding DUF4394 domain-containing protein, translating to MTYPPKSRLLLSAMAALIAVFVFNACQDHRMAPNPQTLPDAPFYALTSSNQLLALNVRATNAPTATVSITGLMQGERILAIDFRPATGQLYGVSDGSRIYVINQMTGMARAIGSAPFTPALSGSMIALDFNPTVDRIRLVTETGQNLRLHPETGATVAVDGNINGVAGAMVAAGAYTNNKAGVTTTVLYDIDPASDRLYRQDPPNNGTLAEVGSLGLNITAVGGFDIAPDGNAIASVTFGGNTELQQVNLMTGRMQKLGDLPSNVIGIAIPTEPTAYAVDNTNNLHIFNPMNPMPITKAITGLQSGEMVLGIDFRPANGQLYALGSTSRLYTINTSNGAATAVGAGPFASTLSGTDFGFDFNPTVDRIRVVSNTGQNLRLHPDTGVTVAVDGNINPGTPSVTASAYTNNFATASTTTLYNIETTGGNAMLYTQIPPNNGTLVPVGSLGIQAESGNGFDIGGMSGMAYALLRSGGTTRVYAINLTTGAATGGAAIPGNPMLKGMALGLGF from the coding sequence ATGACTTATCCACCAAAATCACGTCTCCTCCTTTCGGCAATGGCAGCACTCATTGCGGTCTTTGTTTTCAACGCCTGCCAAGACCACCGCATGGCTCCCAATCCTCAAACTTTACCCGATGCACCTTTTTACGCTTTGACTTCATCTAATCAGCTTTTAGCCCTCAATGTACGGGCAACCAACGCTCCTACTGCGACTGTCAGTATCACTGGCTTGATGCAAGGGGAACGTATTTTAGCCATTGATTTTCGTCCAGCTACGGGTCAGCTGTACGGTGTCAGCGACGGTAGCCGCATTTATGTTATCAACCAAATGACAGGCATGGCGCGTGCCATCGGTAGCGCTCCATTTACTCCTGCACTCAGTGGTTCAATGATAGCGTTAGATTTCAACCCTACTGTTGACCGCATTCGTCTTGTCACTGAAACGGGCCAAAACCTTCGTCTTCACCCAGAAACAGGTGCTACAGTGGCGGTAGATGGCAACATCAACGGCGTAGCAGGTGCAATGGTTGCAGCGGGTGCTTATACCAACAACAAAGCAGGCGTAACAACAACCGTTTTGTATGACATTGACCCTGCATCCGACCGCCTTTATCGCCAAGACCCTCCTAACAATGGTACTTTAGCGGAAGTAGGTTCATTGGGCTTAAACATTACAGCAGTGGGTGGATTTGACATTGCCCCCGACGGAAACGCCATTGCTTCGGTGACTTTTGGTGGAAACACTGAATTACAGCAGGTCAATTTGATGACAGGACGTATGCAGAAATTAGGCGACTTACCTAGCAACGTTATCGGTATTGCGATTCCGACAGAGCCGACAGCTTACGCAGTTGACAATACGAATAACCTCCACATTTTCAACCCAATGAACCCAATGCCTATCACGAAAGCCATCACAGGTTTACAGTCGGGTGAAATGGTTTTGGGAATTGATTTCCGTCCTGCCAATGGTCAATTGTACGCTTTAGGAAGCACTAGCCGCCTCTATACTATTAACACATCAAACGGCGCCGCCACGGCTGTTGGTGCAGGGCCATTTGCTTCTACTTTGTCGGGTACAGATTTTGGGTTTGACTTTAACCCAACTGTTGACCGCATTCGGGTCGTGAGCAATACGGGTCAAAACCTTCGTTTACACCCCGATACTGGCGTGACTGTGGCAGTCGATGGAAATATCAACCCAGGTACGCCTAGTGTAACGGCTTCTGCTTACACCAACAACTTTGCAACTGCCTCTACGACTACCTTGTACAACATTGAAACTACGGGTGGAAACGCCATGCTTTATACCCAAATCCCACCAAACAACGGTACTCTTGTTCCAGTAGGTTCGCTTGGTATCCAAGCCGAAAGTGGAAATGGTTTTGACATTGGTGGCATGAGTGGCATGGCTTACGCGTTACTCCGTTCGGGTGGTACTACACGCGTTTATGCTATCAACCTAACGACAGGTGCAGCAACGGGTGGTGCAGCAATCCCTGGCAATCCAATGCTAAAAGGCATGGCCCTTGGACTAGGATTTTAA
- a CDS encoding YdcF family protein encodes MFYILSKTFDVLLMPLTMVSIAIVYAMFLKNRTRSRWITGLSLFFLYLMSSPILVNELLKAWETPSRAISSEYQVGAVLTGGIIKKYDYQTKQVWLGKSGDRATQAFELYRLGKIKKIIISGGEGSFLTNKHTTSENDGIRQYLIYSGVPAEDIIQEPMARNTRDNAAYTAKILKEQLGTNKCVVITSAFHTPRALGCFRKAGVEVVPSPAHFLQENYDIWIDKFFPSEEALVAFYFVWHEMVGYTIYKVMGYL; translated from the coding sequence ATGTTTTATATTCTCTCCAAGACATTTGACGTATTATTAATGCCTCTGACAATGGTTTCCATCGCTATTGTTTATGCAATGTTTCTCAAAAACCGTACCCGAAGCCGTTGGATTACTGGATTATCCCTCTTTTTTTTGTATTTGATGAGTAGTCCTATTTTGGTAAATGAACTTTTGAAGGCATGGGAGACGCCTTCTCGGGCGATTTCAAGTGAGTACCAAGTGGGGGCTGTGTTGACGGGCGGCATCATCAAAAAGTATGATTACCAAACAAAGCAAGTGTGGTTAGGTAAAAGCGGTGACCGTGCTACGCAGGCTTTTGAATTGTACCGATTGGGAAAAATTAAAAAAATTATCATCAGCGGAGGAGAAGGTTCATTTTTGACCAATAAACATACTACTTCCGAAAACGACGGTATTCGACAATACTTGATTTATTCGGGTGTACCTGCCGAAGATATTATTCAAGAACCCATGGCGCGCAACACGCGTGACAATGCCGCTTACACGGCAAAAATCCTGAAAGAACAGTTAGGAACTAACAAATGTGTCGTCATTACTTCGGCATTTCATACGCCAAGGGCGCTGGGATGTTTCCGAAAAGCGGGGGTAGAGGTAGTGCCTTCTCCTGCCCACTTTCTGCAAGAGAATTACGACATCTGGATTGACAAGTTTTTCCCTTCGGAAGAAGCGCTCGTTGCGTTTTATTTCGTTTGGCACGAAATGGTTGGCTACACCATCTATAAAGTAATGGGATACTTGTAG